In Salinigranum marinum, one DNA window encodes the following:
- a CDS encoding SDR family oxidoreductase: MSERLRGKTALVTGGSSGNGRAIARRFAEEGANVTVADVREDPRMGGEPTHELVEREGGAAQFVECDVSSIADLRAAVDTTVEAYGSLDVMVNNAGVERQLALEEVTEEDYEWLMEINLKGVYFGSQAAVEVMCEQAEGGSIVNMSSIAGIRGLANSSLYCTSKGGVTNLTRQLAVEHGPAGVRVNALNPGFIETAMTMEDGETAGGILDQTPLGRAGQPEEVAEAALYLASDESSFVTGHNLVIDGGFTA, translated from the coding sequence ATGTCCGAGCGACTGCGGGGGAAAACAGCACTGGTCACTGGCGGATCGTCCGGTAACGGCCGAGCGATCGCGCGACGGTTCGCCGAGGAGGGTGCGAACGTCACCGTCGCCGACGTCCGTGAGGATCCGCGAATGGGCGGCGAGCCGACACACGAACTCGTCGAACGCGAGGGGGGAGCAGCGCAGTTCGTCGAGTGCGACGTGAGTTCGATCGCGGACCTCCGGGCAGCGGTCGACACCACCGTCGAGGCGTACGGATCGCTCGACGTGATGGTCAACAACGCCGGCGTCGAGCGCCAACTGGCGCTCGAGGAGGTGACCGAGGAGGACTACGAGTGGTTGATGGAGATCAACCTCAAGGGCGTCTACTTCGGGAGTCAGGCCGCCGTCGAGGTGATGTGCGAGCAAGCCGAGGGCGGGAGCATCGTCAACATGTCTTCGATCGCAGGGATACGCGGGCTGGCGAACTCCTCGCTGTACTGCACCTCGAAGGGTGGTGTGACGAACCTCACGCGGCAGTTGGCGGTCGAACACGGCCCGGCCGGGGTTCGCGTCAACGCGCTGAACCCGGGGTTCATCGAGACGGCGATGACCATGGAGGACGGCGAGACGGCGGGTGGGATCCTCGACCAGACCCCGTTGGGTCGCGCCGGCCAACCCGAGGAAGTCGCCGAGGCGGCGCTGTATCTCGCGAGCGACGAGTCGTCGTTCGTCACCGGGCACAACCTCGTCATCGACGGCGGGTTCACCGCGTAA
- a CDS encoding ABC transporter permease — protein MLFGLMIVFTFTTERFFTEGNLLDNVAKNAVTLLLVALAGTFPILQQSIDLSVESVVLLTGVVTVVLISQFGLGLLAIPLAIGVGMLAGLFNGIVFTKLKVPSFLVTLGTLSVMAGVGKIITGGSTITFRNPAIRTISTGDVLGIPNLVLWGLLIYVATIVLAFRTKFGRYCFALGENERVVELAGAKVDRYKIYPFVLSGLLCGTAGVLLTLRISSASPNIGSGLLLPSIAAIVMGGTALTGGVGGPHRTILGVLVIAVLNNGMNLLGIDSFVQEIILGLVVVAAVALSIDREKIDVVK, from the coding sequence ATGCTGTTCGGGCTGATGATCGTCTTCACGTTCACGACGGAGCGCTTCTTCACCGAGGGCAACCTGCTCGACAACGTCGCGAAGAACGCCGTCACGCTGCTCTTGGTGGCACTGGCGGGGACCTTCCCCATCCTCCAGCAGAGCATCGACCTCTCGGTCGAGTCGGTCGTACTGCTGACGGGCGTCGTGACCGTCGTCCTGATCTCGCAGTTCGGTCTGGGCCTCTTGGCCATCCCACTCGCCATCGGCGTCGGGATGCTCGCCGGCCTGTTCAACGGCATCGTCTTCACGAAGCTCAAGGTGCCCTCGTTCCTGGTCACGCTCGGGACGCTCTCGGTGATGGCCGGGGTCGGGAAGATCATCACCGGTGGCTCGACCATCACCTTCCGGAACCCCGCTATCCGCACCATCTCGACCGGGGACGTCCTCGGCATCCCCAACCTCGTGCTCTGGGGGTTGCTCATCTACGTGGCCACCATCGTCCTGGCCTTCCGGACGAAGTTCGGCCGGTACTGCTTCGCGCTGGGCGAGAACGAGCGCGTCGTCGAACTCGCGGGAGCAAAGGTCGACCGCTACAAGATCTACCCCTTCGTGCTGTCGGGGCTGCTCTGTGGCACCGCCGGCGTCCTCTTGACGCTGCGCATCTCGTCGGCCTCGCCGAACATCGGGAGCGGGCTCCTCCTGCCCAGCATCGCCGCAATCGTCATGGGCGGGACGGCGCTGACCGGCGGCGTCGGCGGGCCCCACCGCACCATTCTGGGTGTGCTTGTCATCGCGGTCCTGAACAACGGCATGAACCTGCTCGGCATCGACTCGTTCGTCCAGGAGATCATCCTGGGGCTCGTGGTCGTCGCGGCGGTGGCGCTCTCGATCGACCGCGAGAAGATCGACGTCGTGAAGTAG
- a CDS encoding aldehyde ferredoxin oxidoreductase family protein yields the protein MLHAEGPLLTVDVGDRSTETTEIDAVHETFIGGRGVATRLAHDRIPFDADPSGAENRIYFTTGPMQASNMSFTGRMNCTSVSPLTGGLLSSNAGGFMSRNFAATGYGAVELVGASDDLVVVHVTDDGVEFEPVPDLAGATVPETVEYVESEHDLEHDHVACIGPGGENEVRFACIMTSESRAFGRGGLGAVLGAKNVKAITFDGDSAPEIEIPPIQMDVHRDAATADHIMKRQGTTSVTDLANEVSALPTRYFSELQFEGVEGINGDRVEEKKFEKGTCSACAFACKLPTKDDERGVETEGPEFETVMSFGSNAGVDDIVDVMQSNELCDRYGLDSISCGNVVSAYLASEEEFGNTELIFETVEKIAHREGIGDLLAEGIDDFHQELGVENWTVKGLDFAAHDGRTLNGQGLSYATATRGADHMFTTMYAWEYPLVDKDEAYDPTGLDGKPEMVIEQENARALEDCGIICRFSRSFMTPERLEGLFEADYEALLGVGSKVVDLERHFNNQRGVDRADDTLPYELPEFETALDEYYERRGWTDEGTVPSNKVDVAASAD from the coding sequence ATGCTCCACGCAGAGGGACCCCTCTTGACGGTCGATGTCGGCGACCGTTCCACCGAGACGACCGAGATCGACGCCGTCCACGAGACGTTCATCGGTGGCCGCGGCGTCGCCACACGACTCGCCCACGACCGCATCCCCTTCGACGCCGATCCCTCCGGGGCGGAGAACCGGATCTACTTCACCACCGGCCCGATGCAGGCGTCGAACATGTCCTTTACTGGGCGGATGAACTGCACGAGTGTCTCCCCACTGACCGGGGGACTGCTCTCGTCGAACGCCGGCGGCTTCATGTCCCGCAACTTCGCCGCGACGGGCTACGGCGCGGTCGAACTCGTCGGCGCGAGCGACGACCTCGTCGTGGTCCACGTCACCGACGACGGGGTGGAGTTCGAGCCGGTTCCCGACCTCGCGGGAGCGACCGTCCCCGAGACCGTCGAGTACGTCGAATCAGAACACGATCTCGAACACGACCACGTCGCCTGCATCGGGCCGGGTGGCGAGAACGAGGTCCGCTTCGCCTGTATCATGACATCCGAGTCCCGCGCGTTCGGTCGCGGGGGCCTCGGGGCGGTGCTGGGCGCAAAGAACGTCAAGGCGATCACGTTCGATGGCGACTCCGCGCCCGAAATCGAGATCCCGCCGATTCAGATGGACGTCCACCGCGACGCGGCGACCGCCGACCACATCATGAAGCGGCAGGGGACGACGTCGGTGACGGACCTCGCCAACGAGGTGAGCGCGCTGCCCACGAGATACTTCTCCGAACTCCAGTTCGAGGGGGTCGAAGGGATCAACGGCGATCGGGTCGAGGAGAAGAAGTTCGAGAAGGGGACCTGTTCGGCGTGTGCGTTCGCCTGTAAGCTCCCGACGAAGGACGACGAGCGGGGCGTCGAGACGGAAGGACCGGAGTTCGAGACGGTGATGTCGTTCGGGTCGAACGCCGGCGTCGACGACATCGTCGACGTGATGCAGTCGAACGAGCTGTGCGACCGCTACGGATTAGACAGCATCTCTTGTGGCAACGTCGTCTCGGCGTATCTCGCGAGCGAGGAGGAGTTCGGGAACACCGAGCTGATCTTCGAAACAGTGGAAAAAATCGCCCACCGCGAGGGCATCGGTGATCTCCTCGCGGAGGGCATCGACGACTTCCATCAAGAGTTAGGTGTCGAGAACTGGACGGTCAAGGGGCTCGACTTCGCCGCCCACGACGGTCGGACCCTGAACGGTCAGGGGCTGTCGTACGCGACGGCCACCCGGGGCGCAGATCACATGTTCACCACGATGTACGCCTGGGAGTACCCGCTCGTCGACAAGGACGAGGCGTACGACCCAACGGGGCTGGACGGAAAGCCCGAGATGGTCATCGAGCAGGAGAACGCCCGCGCGCTGGAGGACTGCGGCATCATCTGTCGGTTCTCGCGGAGTTTCATGACGCCAGAACGCCTCGAAGGCCTGTTCGAAGCCGACTACGAGGCGCTCTTGGGGGTGGGTTCGAAGGTCGTCGACCTCGAACGACATTTCAACAACCAGCGCGGTGTCGACCGCGCGGACGACACGCTTCCCTACGAGTTGCCGGAGTTCGAGACGGCCCTCGACGAGTACTACGAACGACGTGGCTGGACCGACGAGGGGACCGTGCCCTCGAACAAGGTAGACGTCGCCGCGAGCGCCGACTGA
- a CDS encoding amidohydrolase family protein, translating into MLDSGSLVVDSVSHCFNHTPENHKHPHAQRWDDETFELGEKLLPDGYVPSKEVFYRDHQPEELARLLFLESQIDYSVYHSLPLDDYFHDGYVSREKGFEFMEQNPERVSMYVDINPLEDDAGDQIEEFAAKDGVEGIKFYPARYQNGNDLSLQLTEDAVWPLLERIADSEVDTLAIHKFIPFATAPVRYFKPGDVEDAANSFPDLNFEIIHAGFSFIEETVFAMASHKNVYANLENTACLVNTRPRKFAKALGEMLYWAGPDRIVYAGGATALHPQPPIEGIWNFEMPEDLVEEYDYPTVSQEDKENILGKNALRLLDKDPEQIKKDIEGDKWDQLRQEREETNDFPAEPWSTYDVDVAASADD; encoded by the coding sequence ATGTTAGATAGTGGCTCACTCGTGGTTGACTCCGTGTCACACTGCTTCAACCACACCCCGGAGAATCACAAACACCCCCACGCACAGCGGTGGGACGACGAGACGTTCGAGCTCGGCGAGAAACTCCTCCCCGACGGCTACGTCCCCTCCAAGGAGGTGTTCTACCGCGACCACCAGCCCGAGGAACTCGCACGACTGCTCTTCTTGGAGAGTCAGATCGACTACTCGGTGTACCACTCCCTGCCGCTGGACGACTACTTCCACGACGGCTACGTCTCCCGCGAGAAGGGGTTCGAGTTCATGGAACAGAACCCCGAGCGCGTGTCGATGTACGTCGATATCAACCCGCTGGAGGACGACGCGGGGGATCAGATCGAGGAGTTCGCGGCCAAGGACGGCGTCGAGGGGATCAAGTTCTACCCCGCGCGGTACCAGAACGGCAACGATCTCTCGCTCCAGTTGACCGAGGACGCCGTCTGGCCCCTTCTGGAGCGAATCGCCGACTCGGAGGTCGACACGCTGGCGATCCACAAGTTCATCCCGTTCGCGACCGCTCCCGTCCGGTACTTCAAACCCGGCGACGTCGAGGACGCCGCGAACTCCTTCCCCGACCTGAACTTCGAGATCATCCACGCGGGCTTTTCGTTCATCGAGGAGACCGTCTTCGCGATGGCGAGCCACAAGAACGTCTACGCCAACCTCGAGAACACGGCGTGTCTCGTCAACACTCGCCCGCGGAAGTTCGCCAAGGCACTGGGCGAGATGCTCTACTGGGCCGGCCCCGACCGCATCGTCTACGCCGGCGGCGCGACGGCGCTGCACCCCCAGCCGCCCATCGAGGGGATCTGGAACTTCGAGATGCCCGAGGATCTCGTCGAGGAGTACGACTACCCCACGGTGAGCCAGGAGGACAAGGAGAATATCCTCGGTAAAAACGCCCTGCGGCTTCTGGACAAAGACCCAGAGCAGATCAAAAAGGACATCGAGGGCGACAAGTGGGACCAGCTTCGGCAAGAACGCGAGGAGACGAACGACTTCCCGGCCGAACCGTGGTCGACCTACGACGTCGACGTGGCGGCCTCCGCCGACGACTGA
- a CDS encoding universal stress protein — MGRTLVALDDSPQAQNALEYALSVHDDDEFVLVHVIDYSESITDPGRGGRGRLEGWYQKATEDAEELFAEAKERTDEHGVSVTTVTRDGKPAGEILDCADEHDIDQIVMGSHGRTGVARVLLGSVAEQVVRRSECPTTVVH, encoded by the coding sequence ATGGGACGCACACTAGTCGCGCTAGACGATTCACCACAGGCACAGAACGCGCTCGAGTACGCCCTGTCGGTCCACGACGACGACGAGTTCGTCCTCGTCCACGTCATCGACTACAGCGAGTCCATCACCGACCCCGGCCGCGGCGGCCGCGGGCGGCTGGAAGGCTGGTACCAGAAGGCGACCGAGGACGCCGAGGAGCTGTTCGCCGAGGCGAAAGAACGTACGGACGAACACGGTGTCTCCGTGACGACAGTCACCAGAGATGGCAAACCCGCCGGCGAGATCCTCGACTGCGCCGACGAGCACGATATCGATCAGATCGTGATGGGCAGCCACGGCCGAACGGGCGTTGCACGCGTCCTCCTCGGGAGCGTGGCCGAACAGGTCGTCCGTCGCTCCGAGTGTCCGACGACGGTGGTCCACTGA
- a CDS encoding sugar ABC transporter ATP-binding protein translates to MGPQTHTDAMDADRARPESEGDHSFRVEGISKSFRHVQALKDVSLAVDHGEVIGLVGENGAGKSTLLNILTGVLQADEGQLYVDGESVTFTNPREAANYGVSLVHQEQDVITTMRGYENLYLGREMERFGVLEKDRMREEAQAFVDDLGIDIDVDERVRNYTFNERQMLEIAKAFHVSQKSENPVILLDEPTAGLEESGRKILFDLVDDLRERATFVFVSHELDEVLQISDRIYVLKDGERVDATTAAEATTDSLQQAMVGRETADEYYRVPDQQREADLGETAMTVDGVAHEDTVGPLSFSLREGEIFGIVGVEGSGKQRFGRLLAGDLDMTQGSVSVDGTALQNPTVSDMVDAGVGYIPKDRKSEGLLLYQSVLVNTSLAMVRDMNGNVPLLDLDAEKEATLDAIEELAIKTPGPNALVHGLSGGNQQKVVIARWLAQETPVLVMDNVTRGIDVGAKEEVYRLCRELTEQGVSIVFIGDELPEVIGMSNRIAVMAKGEFVGEPFDASPGNKPTEEDLIQEMI, encoded by the coding sequence ATGGGACCACAAACACACACCGACGCGATGGACGCGGACCGGGCCAGGCCCGAGAGTGAGGGCGACCACAGCTTCCGCGTCGAGGGCATCTCGAAATCCTTCCGCCACGTGCAGGCCCTCAAAGACGTGTCGCTGGCGGTCGACCACGGCGAGGTCATCGGCCTGGTCGGGGAGAACGGCGCGGGCAAGAGCACGCTGTTGAACATCCTGACCGGCGTGTTGCAGGCCGACGAGGGGCAGCTGTACGTCGACGGGGAATCGGTCACGTTCACGAATCCGCGTGAAGCGGCGAACTACGGCGTCTCGCTCGTCCACCAGGAGCAGGACGTCATCACGACCATGCGGGGGTACGAGAACCTCTATCTCGGGCGGGAGATGGAGCGATTCGGGGTGCTCGAGAAGGACCGGATGCGCGAGGAAGCCCAGGCCTTCGTCGACGACCTGGGCATCGACATCGACGTGGACGAGCGCGTGCGCAACTACACGTTCAACGAGCGCCAGATGCTCGAGATCGCGAAGGCGTTCCACGTCTCCCAGAAGTCCGAGAACCCCGTCATCCTGCTCGACGAGCCGACGGCCGGACTCGAAGAGAGCGGCCGGAAGATCCTCTTCGACCTCGTGGACGACCTGCGAGAGCGGGCGACGTTCGTCTTCGTCTCCCACGAACTCGACGAGGTGCTGCAGATATCCGACCGGATCTACGTCCTCAAGGACGGGGAGCGCGTCGACGCCACCACCGCGGCCGAAGCCACCACGGACTCACTGCAGCAGGCGATGGTCGGTCGGGAGACCGCCGACGAGTACTACCGCGTCCCCGACCAGCAGCGCGAGGCCGACCTCGGTGAGACGGCGATGACCGTCGACGGGGTGGCGCACGAAGACACCGTCGGCCCACTCTCTTTCTCCCTCCGTGAAGGCGAGATATTCGGCATCGTCGGCGTCGAGGGCTCGGGTAAGCAGCGGTTCGGCCGGTTGCTCGCCGGCGACCTCGACATGACGCAGGGCTCGGTCTCCGTCGACGGCACCGCCCTGCAGAACCCGACGGTCTCGGACATGGTCGACGCGGGCGTCGGCTACATCCCGAAAGACCGGAAGTCAGAGGGCCTGCTGCTCTACCAGTCGGTGCTGGTCAACACCTCTCTGGCGATGGTTCGGGACATGAACGGCAACGTGCCGTTGCTCGACCTGGATGCGGAGAAGGAGGCGACCCTCGACGCCATCGAAGAGCTCGCTATCAAGACGCCGGGCCCCAACGCGCTGGTACACGGCCTGAGCGGCGGGAACCAGCAGAAGGTCGTCATCGCCCGCTGGCTGGCCCAGGAGACCCCGGTGCTCGTGATGGACAACGTGACTCGGGGCATCGACGTCGGTGCCAAGGAGGAGGTGTACCGTCTCTGCCGTGAACTGACCGAGCAGGGCGTCTCGATCGTCTTCATCGGCGACGAACTACCCGAGGTCATCGGCATGTCCAACCGAATCGCCGTGATGGCGAAAGGCGAGTTCGTCGGCGAACCATTCGACGCCTCGCCGGGCAACAAACCGACCGAAGAGGACCTGATACAGGAGATGATCTGA
- a CDS encoding metal-sulfur cluster assembly factor, producing MSTYTDPYASSDPPTHVTPETEFDDERKSRIKAKLSEVLDPCSCMSEHPINIVDLGLVESIEVDGSAVEITLLLTSQRCTYFLDIDDEVCERVESLPEVDTCEVHQDTSAKIWTNDRMSDAERRARRKRFHERMEAAGITPYAERSD from the coding sequence ATGTCGACGTACACCGACCCGTACGCGAGTTCGGACCCGCCCACGCACGTCACCCCGGAGACGGAGTTCGACGACGAGCGCAAGAGCCGGATCAAAGCGAAGTTGAGTGAGGTGCTCGACCCCTGTAGTTGCATGAGCGAGCATCCGATCAACATCGTCGACCTCGGTCTCGTGGAGTCCATCGAGGTCGACGGCTCCGCGGTCGAGATCACGCTCCTCCTGACCTCACAGCGCTGTACGTACTTCCTCGACATCGACGACGAGGTGTGCGAGCGCGTCGAGTCGCTGCCAGAGGTCGACACCTGCGAGGTCCACCAGGACACGAGCGCGAAGATCTGGACCAACGACCGCATGTCGGACGCGGAGCGAAGAGCGAGACGAAAACGGTTCCACGAGCGGATGGAGGCCGCCGGAATCACGCCGTACGCCGAACGCTCGGACTGA